The Spirosoma foliorum genome has a window encoding:
- a CDS encoding class I SAM-dependent methyltransferase — MEALTYTPVSSLMKAEIKKLVHQGGPDVKDYQQVDNLMIRLSSQLQSGLLTDDELTSIRTEFGATLSNQTMQGFMLNKPHGYAGDFEIIERMYTWHISSDRQYTKWDLFLQNHAACRAVRNRKTYFKEIVKAYMQRHNRTEIRLLNLASGPCTELAEFIAENPSYRIIADCVDLDSKAIAYAKQKFATNSDDVRFIQKNVFRFMPDRQYDMIWSAGLFDYFNDRQFVQLISRFAQYLTPDGELIVGNFADNHPSKPYMDLVAWPLNYRNADRLLQLGQKAVGSLRTFQVGEEPERVNLFLHIGSLTDPA, encoded by the coding sequence ATGGAAGCTCTTACCTACACCCCAGTTAGTTCGCTGATGAAAGCAGAAATCAAGAAATTAGTCCATCAGGGTGGTCCCGACGTAAAAGATTACCAGCAAGTCGACAACCTGATGATTCGGTTAAGCAGCCAGCTACAGTCAGGTCTACTGACCGACGATGAACTAACCAGTATTCGGACGGAGTTTGGCGCAACTTTATCGAACCAGACAATGCAGGGCTTTATGCTTAACAAACCCCACGGCTACGCGGGTGATTTCGAAATCATCGAGCGTATGTACACCTGGCACATCAGCTCCGACCGGCAGTACACCAAGTGGGACCTGTTTTTACAAAACCATGCTGCTTGCCGTGCCGTGCGAAACCGCAAAACGTATTTCAAAGAAATCGTTAAGGCGTATATGCAGCGCCACAACCGGACCGAGATCCGACTACTGAATTTAGCTAGTGGCCCCTGCACTGAACTGGCCGAGTTCATTGCTGAAAATCCCAGCTACCGGATCATCGCCGATTGCGTCGATTTAGACAGCAAAGCCATTGCTTACGCCAAACAGAAATTTGCCACCAACTCGGACGATGTTCGGTTCATTCAGAAAAACGTGTTCCGCTTCATGCCCGACCGGCAGTACGATATGATCTGGTCGGCGGGGTTATTCGACTATTTCAACGACCGGCAGTTTGTGCAGCTTATCAGCCGATTTGCTCAGTACCTGACACCAGATGGGGAATTGATTGTCGGCAATTTCGCCGATAACCATCCATCCAAACCCTACATGGATTTAGTAGCCTGGCCACTTAATTACCGAAATGCGGATCGGTTACTGCAACTAGGCCAGAAAGCCGTCGGTAGTTTACGCACGTTTCAGGTTGGAGAGGAACCTGAACGCGTAAACCTGTTTCTGCACATCGGTAGCCTGACCGATCCGGCCTGA